One Leuconostoc mesenteroides subsp. mesenteroides ATCC 8293 genomic window, GAGCGACTTTTCATTAATATCAACACCTATTACTTGGTTTTTTGGCTCTTTGTTTAAAATTTTGGCTAACGATGCCCCCATTTCGCCAAGACCCACAACAACGATATTTTTCATAACCATTCTCTCTTAATTGAGGACACATCTTCTACAAATCCAGGATACGACACACTCATAGCTTCTTCACCGGTTAATACTACATCCCCTTCAGTAATGAGAGAAGCAATCACGTTCATCATACCAATGCGATGATCCCCATGTGAGTCAAGTAGTGTTGAGCCATTTGACGTGTGCAAGAGCGTTCCACCATGAATAACCATACCATCTGGCTTCTCATCAATATCAGCGCCCAATTTAGTTAGCTCACTAATGACTGTCGAAATTCTGTCAGTTTCTTTTACACGTAATTCCTCTGCACCACTTATAATCGTGTCTCCCACAGCTTGTGTAGCAGCTAGAGCAAGAATGGGCAGTTCATCAACTGCACCAGGAATATCCTCAGCAGTAATTGCAATACCGTGTAAAGTTTGTGCTTTGACCGTGATATCAGCCAACGGTTCTCCATCAGATGCAATCGGTTTCTGAGTAATTTCTGCACCCATCCGTTCAAGCAATTTAATCACACCATCACGCGTTGGATTGACACCGACCTTTTTAATGGTAATTTCCGAGTTTGGTGTAATTAAACCAGCCACCATGAAAAATGCAGCACTTGAGATATCCGATGGTACTAAAACATGCTGACCGCTTAGTTTTGACTGCTTTTTAACAGTAATTACACCGTTATCTGTTTTAATTTGCCCACCAAACTGACGGAGCATGCGCTCTGTATGATCTCTTGATGGTAGATCTTCGATAATCGTTGTTTCACCCTCAGCTTGTATGCCCGCTAGCAAAATAGCACTTTTGACCTGCGCTGATGCTACCGGCATATGATAAGTAATACCATTTAGTTCAGTATTGGCCTTAATTACAGCTGGTAAGAACTCGTCATTAGATAATTCAAATTGCGCATTCATCATTGACAACGGGTCGGCAACACGACGCAATGGTCGCTTGCTCAGTGATGAATCACCAAAAATATTCAGATCAAACGGTTGCTTACTTAGCAATCCCATGAGGAGACGAGTTGAAGTTCCTGAATTGCCCATATCTAATCCAGCAGATGGTGCCTTAAAATTTGTAAGGCCTTTACCAATAACTGTAGCTTGTGATTCTGTGTGGTCAATTTCCACACCAAGCGCACGAAAAACACCCATGGTATGCATCACATCATCTGACATCAAAAAATTATCAATGACAGTTTTCCCCTCAGCTATCGCACCAAACATCAATGCTCGATGTGATATTGACTTGTCGCCAGGAACTGTTATTTCTCCATGAAGGCCATTTTTTTCTGCTTTAGTGAGTTTAATCATCTCTTTTTATCCTTTGTTCATAATATGTACTATAGCCGAAGCTATATTAAAACTTTCTTATTTCTTCACGATACACTGCCACTTGTTCTTTCATCCGTTCAATGTTATCTGCATCAAATTTATCCAAAACAGCTTTAGCTAACTCAATTGCTACCATTGCCTCAGCAATTACAGCAGCGGCAGTAACTGCAGTTGTATCTGAGCGTTCTATCGATGCACGGTGGTCTTCGTGTGTATCAATGTCAACTGACTGCATAGGACGATACAAAGTAGGAATAGGCTTAACAACACCACGAACAACAATTGCTTCTCCTGTCGTCATACCACCTTCAAAACCACCGAGATTATCAGAACCACGATAAAAGCCACGTTCTTCGTCCCAAAAAATTTCATCCATGACTTGATCGCCATACTTTTCTGCGTTATCAAAACCACCACCAAATTGAACACCTTTGAAGGCATTGATGCCAACAATAGCGTTGGCAATTTTAGCGTCTAACTTTGTATCGGCAGATACATATGATCCCAATCCAACAGGCATACCTGTCGCAATAACTTGGACTTGGCCTCCTACAGTATTTGCATCACGCTTTGTTTTATCAATTACTTCTTTAATAGCTTCATCAGCTTCAGCATTTAGAGCACGTGTGTCGAAACCTTCTGTCACAACACGCAACTCTTGCAGGTTCTTATACTTAGTTAACTCATTTAGGTCGGACTTAGCAGGTCCAACATTCACAACGAAACCATGAACATCAACACCTATTTCGGAAAGTAATTTTTTGGCAACAGCACCAACTGCAACACGCATTGTCGTTTCACGAGCCGAAGATCTTTCCAAAACATTGCGTAAATCTTCACGGTGACGATACTTCATCCCACCAACCAAATCAGCATGTCCTGGACGCGGGCGCAACACCTTACGGAGCGTATTTTCTGCTGTTGCTGGCTCATTAGGGGCCATAATTTTCGACCAATTATTATGATCATCGTTGTGAACATTCAATGTAATTGGTGATCCAAGTGTTGTTTGGTGACGAACACCTGTCAAAAAGGTAACTGTATCAGTTTCGATTTTTTGACGTTCACCACGACCATAACCACGCTGACGTCGAGCTAATTGCTCATTAACATCTTCTTGACTGATGTGTAATCCGGCAGGAATACCTTCAATAACAGCAATTTCTTCAGGGCCATGGCTTTCACCAGCAGTAACATATCTCATATTAATTCTCCACAAATGCCGGCATGTCGGCGATTTTTTTCTTTACAATAATTGGCTGACCTACTTTTTCAAGAGCCACTAAATTCAAAATACCATCATGATTTTTTTTATCATTGATCAAGTGGTTAAAGAAGTCAGTTGTCCCGATAAAATGCGAATGTGTTGGTAAACCAACAGCTTCCAATCGACTTAATAATTCAGTAGTTAGCCCTCTAGGCATTATACCATGTTGTTCAAATCGACTGCTAATAGCAATCATACCAATCGCCACAGCTTCACCATGACGTAATTCACCATGAGCTAATAGTTCAATCGCGTGACCAAAAGTATGCCCAAAATTCAGAAACTGGCGGTCTCCAGCTTCTTTTTCATCAGCCATCACTACACTAGCCTTATAAGCAATCGCACGTTTTGACAATTCTTGCGCATGATGACGTATATCTGCTACCGATTTGATTTGACCAGTAAAATCAAAAAAGTCTTGATTAGCCAATGCTGATGTTTTAACAACTTCCGCATATCCTTCAACTAAATCACGGTCCGTCAGTGTATTCAAATAAGTAACATCAACTAAATCTAAATCCGGCTGATAAAAAGAGCCAGCAATATTTTTTGTATTACCAAGATTCACGGCTGTCTTACCACCAACCGACGAATCAACTTGAGCTGTTAATGACGTCGCAATTTGAATAAAAGCAATTCCGCGCATGTACAAAGAGGCGACTACTCCACCTAAATCACCAATAACGCCACCACCTAATGCAATAACACCATCGCCACGTGTAAATCCAGCAGCTGCCATTTTAGCAATCAATTCACCGGCCACTGACAAAGATTTTGATGACTCTCCAGCGGGAACTTCTAACTCGAGTATATCAAATCCTACTTCACGTAATTGCTTTGCTGTATCCTTTAAATACAATGGCCCAACGTTGCTATCTGTTAATAGTGAAATCTTTCGCGCAGACCACACAGCCGATATTTCTTGGCCAAGACGTGTGTGTAAAGTGTTATCAATTTTCACATCATACTTTTTTGTCGCTAAATCAACTGTAATTGTGCTCATTTAATGGCCTCGCGCACCTTGTTTGCCTTCTCTGTCAATTGTTTGAATTGTGCTGGTGTCAATGCTTGGGCACCATCAACAAATGCATGTGACGGATCATCATGTATTTCGGTCATCAAACCTTGTGCACCAGCAGCAATTGCAGCTAAAGCAAGCGGTTCAACAAACTTTGAAACACCAGCCGCATGTGAAGCATCCGCAACAACAGGATAGTGAGTTAGCGATTGTAAAACAGGAATGGCTGATACATCAAGCGTATTACGCGTGTACTTATTATCATAAGTACGAATACCACGTTCCATCAAAATAATCTGATCATTCCCACCAGCAGCAATGTATTCAGCAGCATTAAGCAAATCATCGATGGTTGCTGACATACCACGTTTCAAAACTACGGGCTTGTTCTTCTTTCCCAGGGCCTTAAGCAAAGCAAAGTTTTGCATATTACGCGTACCGACTTGGAAAATATCTGTGTAAGAATCAACTAAATCCACATCTCGTGTATCTAAGATTTCGGTTACCATATCCATTCCCAACGCATCTGCTGCTGCGCGATGGGCTTTTAAACCTTCTTCGCCATTACCTTGAAATGAATATGGAGATGTACGTGGCTTGAAAGCCCCGCCGCGCAAGATAGTTGCGCCCGCCTGCTTAACATCTTCACCCATTTCTTTAACATGTTCGGGAGATTCGATTGAATCAGGGCCAGCCATGAAGACGAAGTTACCACCACCGATGACACTATGTTTAGTTGTAATAATTGTATCCTCTGGGTGGAAGTCACGTGATGACTTGATGGCTGAATGATGGTTTGTGATTATTTCAACAACGTCTTGTGATATATTTTTCAATATATCTTCGGGTAACTTTTTCACGCCGGCTAACGCAACTCTATTACTGTGAACAAACACTGGTTTAATAGGGTCTTTGGTATCTAATTGCGCTGCAATTTTTTCTGCATCTTGACTTGTCTTTGCGATAATAATCATTGTTTTATTCCTCAATTGCTTTCTTCATAAGATTTCTGTCAGCTGGCCTGTCGAACCAATATTCAAAGCTTAGCGCTCCTTGATTGACTAACATCGGCAAACCATTTAATGTTGCTAATCCACGTTGGTTAGCAGATTTCAATAATGTAGTTTGTTGATTACGATAAATCATGTCCACCACCAAGGCGTGCTGTGGTAGTAATGCTATTTGCAAATCCGTTAATAGCGTCCGCAAATCATTCATCCCAACGGTGGTGGCATTGATAAGCATATCAGCACGCTTTAATGCTTTGGTGAGCATCTGATTATCTGCTAAATCCTCTAGATGCCCATTCCCCTCACTAAGATAGCTAATCTCTGCTTTTCGCTCATGCCAATCTTCATGAACTCTATTAAACACAATTAATTCCCTCACGCCATACAGTTTCGCAGTGGCAATCACTGATCTAGCTGCTCCGCCAGTACCCAGTACAATAACCATTTCTTTGGGTTGGCGAGAATTAATACTTTGCCAGAACCCGTCTCCATCTGTGTTAGTGCCAATCAGATGCCCTTTAACACTTTTAACCGTATTCACCGCATGAAGCCGCTGAGATATTGGCGATAGCTCATCCAAATATTGAATAATTTCATTTTTAAACGGTGTTGAAACATTGAATCCGCCTACGTGTAGGGCTTTTAATCCAACGATGGCCTCTTCAAGTTTTTCTGGTAAAATGTTGAAAGCGTGATAGTGTGCATCAATACCATATTCAGCTATCATCATGTTTTGCATTTGCGGCGAACGTGAATGTCCGGCCGGATGCGCGATTAATCCATATAAAGTCATTGTAACTCCTGTGTGATTTTATCGACGATATCTTCAGCATTAAATCCAAATTCGTCAAGAGCTATTTGTGCTGCCGCACTCATACCAAATTCATCAATACCAAATATTACGCCATCATTGCCAGCAATTCCTTGCCAACCCAATGTTGTTCCTGCCTCTATTATCACATTTTTTGTGCCCGTTTCGGGAATAATTTGTTGCTTTTTATCATCATCTAGCGCTAAGAATCGCGACAGATTTGGCATGGAAACAACGTTTGAAGGTAGTGACAGTAATTCACTCACCTTCTGTGCTATTTGGACTTCGGATCCAGTAGCAATCAAGTTAATTTTAGCCTCATCATGATGTCTTATTTGTACCGCGCCATTTTCAAATGATTGTTTTGCTTGATCTGTGCTTCCTTGAGCACCAATTTCGCCACGACTTAAAATTAAGATTGTTGGTCGATCAGTTGACGTCAACGCCCGCTGCCAAGCGCTGGCTATCTCTTCGGCTGTCCCTGGACGCAATACATCAACACCCGGAATCAGACGAAGCCCCATCAGTTGTTCAACCGGTTGATGTGTTGGTCCATCTTCGCCAACCGTAATACTGTCATGCGTAAAAACATAAATACTCGGCACATGCTGCAAGGCACTCAAACGAATAGCTGCCTTCATATAATCCGAAAAAGCCAAGAATGTCGCGCCAAATACTTTTGTACCACCGTGTAAAGCTATCCCATTCATTACCGCGCCCATGCCAAACTCACGCACACCAAACGCAATATTTCTACCCGATCGATCATCGGCGTTGAACAATGGTGAAGCCACCACTTCAGCATTAGTAGATGCTACCAAGTCAGCTGATCCACCCCATAATTGTGGTAATTGTGTCGCAAAGTTTTGCAACACATATTTAGATATTTTTCGGCCTGCTTGTACTTTCAAATCAGTCGGTAACTCGGGGATGGTCACCGTGTTTTTAGTTGAGAATTGCAGATAATCGGTTAATTCGTCATTCAAAGGTTGTTTTTGATGCAAAAGTCTATTCGAAATTTTAGCACGCAAGTCTTCAAGCAAATTACTTGGTAATTCAAAATTTTGTATATCAACATCAAGCGCTGATGAAAGATCTTGCAATTGTTGACTATCTAGTGGTGTGCCGTGAGCCTTGTTAGTGCCAGCGAACGGTCCAAAATCACCAATAATTGTTTTCACAGCAATCAACGTGGGCTCAGGAGACATTTTAGCATTTTCAATTGCATCGTGAATGGCTTCTAAATCATTACCATCTGCCACCTCACGTATATCCCAACCATAACTGGCAAAGCGCGCTAGATTATTTGATATATCTGACCTTTTCTTCAAACCATCAAGACTGACAGCATTATCATCATAAAGAACAACCAACTTACCGAGCTTTTGTTGACCAGCGAGTGACGCTACTTCATGGCTCACCCCCTCCATTAAATCCCCATCACCAACTAGCGCAAATGTAAAATGGTCAATCACTGAGGGAAATTGGTTATTGAGCTTTGCTTCAGCCATTGCCATACCAACAGCCATACCCAATCCTTGCCCAAGTGGTCCAGTTGTTGCTTCAACACCAGGCGTCACACCAACTTCTGGATGTCCAGGCGTTTTTGAATGTGGTTGTCGAAATTCTGATAAATCTTGGGCTGACAGGTCAAAGCCAGCTGCATGTAAAGTCGCATACAGTAATGCGGCACCGTGACCAGCAGACAAAACGAAACGATCGCGATTAATCATATTAGGATTCTCGGGATCAACATTAAGTTGATTTGCATACAACTCATACAAAATTGGTGCAGCACCCAAAGCAATGCCAGGGTGCCCAGAACCAGCTTTGCTAATCATTTGGTTAGACAGCAACCTCAACGACTGAATTGTTTCTGTTGACAATGATGATGTTTTCATGAGATTCTCCTTAAATAAAAATCGTACTAAGTGAGTAAACACCTAGTACGATTTAACAGAAAATTACACTCCTGAAAACATAAAAGCCACTAGGTGTTTAATATCAACACTTAGTGACTCAACCTTGAAAAACTTCTGGTCGCTAAGTGCGTCGTAACCGACGCACTTATAATGCGACGGCTCTACATAAACCAGAAGTAGTAATAACTATTATTTTTCAAGACTTTGCTGTTCATAATTTTTCTCATTCTTATTTGATGTAATTAACTATACATTCATTTATTATAAATGTCAACAGTTTATTAAAATAAACTTCATTACATCATTAATTCCTCATGAAAAAAGCTTTTATTCTTGCACTAGATTTCATTATTATAGTTTTTATTTTACGTTTGCAGTTAGCGCTATAAATTTTTCAATCATTTTTGATCCTGTCGGCGTTCCAATAGATTCAGGATGAAATTGAAAGCCGAACACTGGTAAAGTTTTATGTTGCATAGCCATTATTTCATCGTCATCTTGTGCGATGCCAACCACTTTGAAATCTTTTGGAAAATTTTTTTTATCAAGAATGAGAGAATGATAGCGCATAATTTTGACTAATCCTGTGCTTAGTAACGGCGATGTGTCTGCTACCAGCATATCAGAAACCTTACCATGACGAATAACAGCTGCCCGTTTAACACGCCCACCAAAAACTTCACCAATGGCTTGGTGCCCTAAACAGATGCCCAACATCGGCTTGCTGTTGGCATAGTGTCGAATCATGTTTTCCATTTCTCCTGCTTGCTCAGGTTTTCCTGGGCCAGGCGAAAAAATAATCCCGTCAGCTTTATCAGCAGTCGCATAGAGTTTCTGATCATCGTTTCTTAAAACCACTAAATCAGTCTTTGTACCTACAATTTGTGCTAGATTATAAGTAAAAGAATCATAATTATCCACGATTAAAATCATACATCCCCTCCAACTCGCAACAACGCTTTAGCCTTGTTAAGTGTTTCTTGGTATTCATTTTCTGCTATAGAATCATAGACAATACCAGCACCCGCTTGCACATATCCTTTGTTACTTTTAACAACCATCGTTCGAATCGCAATGGCAAAATCCATCTGATTATCGCGAGATAAATAACCAATTGCACCGGCATAAACACCTCTTTTAACTGGTTCCATTTCGTAAATACGTTGCAGAGCACGAACCTTGGGTGCCCCAGAAACAGTTCCAGCTGGTAATGTAGCTTTCAAAGCTTCAATAGCAGGTGTGTGTGCCCTTAATTTTCCACTGACTTCAGAAACCAAATGCATAATATAACGGTATTTTTGAATTTCCAGCAAAGTTGTTACCTTGACACTGCCATATTCAGAAACTTTACCAAGATCATTCCGTCCAAGATCGACTAACATACGGTGTTCTGCTAGTTCTTTTTCATTTGTTTTCAACTCTTTAGCAATGGCAACGTCTTCTGTTAATGTTTGCCCCCGTTTACGCGTTCCCGCAATTGGATTAGTAGTTACTGTTTCTCCTCTTACTGTCACCAAGCTTTCCGGGGATGAACCAATAATTTGATAATCACCGTAGTCCATATAGTACATATACGGCGAAGGATTTGTACGACGAAGTTGCCGATAAAAATCAAACGGTTTATCCTCAAATTCAAAACTAAAACGTTGCGACGGAACCATTTGAAACATATCGCCTTCTTGAATTAATTCCTTCGTATGATTAACGATTTTTTTAAATTGCTCAGGCGTCACATTTGATTTTGGATTTAATTCATGTAGTTTTACCGGAACAAGTTCATCAGCCACAGGTAATTTCAACTTATTTTCGATTGCAAGAACAACGTGTTCTAAGTTCTGACGTCCCGAATAAACATTATCCACGACAATTTTTATTTTTTCTTGACGATGGTCGAAAATAACAAAAGTTTCATACAAAAATAAATGGCTGTCGGGCATATCCAACTCATCTTTAGGTTGGTTTTCTAGTTTTTCATAGCAAGCAACCGTATCAAACCCTACATATCCAATGGCACCTCCTTGAAAAGGCAACTCCTCCACGGGCTGTTCTTGCACAACTACTAAATTTTGCAATGCCAGCAGGGGATCTTTGCTTTCACTAGTTTGGCCATCAACCGTCACCAACATACCGTTGGTCTTAAACTCATGGACAGGATCAAGTGCGATAATTGAATAACGTGACTTTTCACTATCTGTAGGTACTGATTCTAATAAAAAACTATGTTCTCCGCGCAACCGAAAATAAGCACTGATTACTGTTAAGGTATCCGCGTCAATTGTCTTAATTTGTCGCATGACGCGCTCCTTTCATGTTTTTAATAAAATCTGTCAAATAAGATGTAGCATCCTCTGGGTGGTCTTCGATAATTTTGACAAGTGCTGAGCCAACAATAATCGCATCAGCAGATTCAAATTGTTTTGCTTGATCATATGTCGTGATGCCAAAACCAACTGCAACTGGCAAATCTGTTAACCGCTTAATCTTAGTAACGATTTCATCAGCTTCGTTTGACAATTTACTTCTAGAGCCTGTTATTCCTAAGGAACTTACTACATATATAAATCCAGAAGCACGTTCTACAATTTTCGGCAAACGATTTCCGGATTGTAATGTTACGAGTTGAATAAAGTCGCGACCATACTGGTGGACAAGTTCCAAAAATTCATCTTGTTCTTCCATAGGCATGTCGGGCATAATAACACCCTGAATATCCAACGACTGCATTTTGCTGAGAAATTTTTCGTACCCATATTTAAATACTGGATTTGTATACGTTAGAAAAACTAAAGGCACATCCGTGTGTTTGCGAACTTCAGCAACTAAATTAAATACATCAGCTGTTGTTGAACCGTTTTCGAGAACCTCTTGATCAGCATTCATGATAGTGGGACCGTCAGCACTTGGATCACTAAAAGCAATGCCAATCTCAATAAGATCTGCACCAGCCTCAGCCATATCAACAATATATTTTGCACTCTTTTCAAAATCCGGATATCCAGCTACCGCGAAACCAATAAAAGCATTTTTATTTTCTAATGCCTGTGAAATTCTAGTCATTTATTACTCCTTGCTATGCGAACCACTTCGCGCATCTTTTCTAAGTTTTTTATACCATTACATTCTGTTCCTGAACTAATATCAACAACCTTTGGTTTCAATAAAGAGATTGCCTGTTGTAAATTATCGGGGGTCAGCCCTCCTGCCAAGAAATCCAATGACTCTAGTGGCTGAAAATTTTCCCAATCAAAAGTTTTTCCGGTTCCTGCTCCTGCGTCAATCATCCGGCACATAGCTTGCGTTTTATACTGATGGTCAGGCTTCATCACCTTAATAACTGGTAATCCCGCTTGTTGAATTTTACTAATTTCCCGTTCAGACTCATTGCCATGCAATTGAACTATTTGAATAATCTCTCTATACTTCAAAATTTCATCAGCATCTTGATTTAAGAAAACACCAACTAATGGAATCTTTGCGTCCAATTGCGAACGTATCTTTTGAGCAAGGGCAAGAGACACCAAGCGTCGCTTGTGAGGAACCAAAATAATACCAGCTAAATCAGGTCGAACTTCATTCAAGTAATCTATATCTTGTAAACGAAAATTTCCACATAATTTAATTAGCGTCATTTTTCGCCCCTTAACTGTTGTATGGCCGCTAATTTATCTGCAGCCTTCATGAACGTCTCACCAACTAAAATACCGTCCACGCCAATCTGTTCAAGGGTAACAACATCTGAGCGATCTTTTATACCAGATTCTGAAATAAATAAAATTTCTGGTGGAACTAATTGTCGTAAACGTTTAGTGTTGTCAAAGTCGACCGTGAAGTCTTTTAAATTACGATTGTTCACACCAATAATTCGTGCATTTGCCTTCACTGCTCGGAGAATCTCTTCTTCATTGTGCGCTTCCACAATCACTGACAATCCTAATTCGTTTGCTAAAGATAGGTATTCTTTTAATTGTTCGTCCGTTAAAATAGCAACGATTAATAAAATGATTTGTGATCCAGCTACTTTAGCCTCATAAATCATGTATGGATCAATTGTAAAATCTTTGCGTAATACAGGAGTAGCAGAATCTGCTGCAACTGTTTTTAAAATATCAAGAGATCCCTTGAAATAATTCTCTTCTGTCAAAACGCTTATCGCATCGACACCTGCCACCTCATAGTCTTTCGCGATCCCTTGATAATCAAACTCTGATGAAGGTACAATTTGCCCTTTCGATGGGGATGCTTGTTTAATTTCGGCA contains:
- the trpC gene encoding indole-3-glycerol phosphate synthase TrpC, producing the protein MILDDLVAATCQNMLARQAQKSLHDLQKEAAHITVSREFPFEKSLAQQKISVVAEIKQASPSKGQIVPSSEFDYQGIAKDYEVAGVDAISVLTEENYFKGSLDILKTVAADSATPVLRKDFTIDPYMIYEAKVAGSQIILLIVAILTDEQLKEYLSLANELGLSVIVEAHNEEEILRAVKANARIIGVNNRNLKDFTVDFDNTKRLRQLVPPEILFISESGIKDRSDVVTLEQIGVDGILVGETFMKAADKLAAIQQLRGEK